In Dreissena polymorpha isolate Duluth1 chromosome 11, UMN_Dpol_1.0, whole genome shotgun sequence, the genomic window CTCTATATCACCTTGCTGTAATAGTAACAGTGTATGGGCATTATATCAGCTCTATATCACCTTGCTGCAATAGTACCAGTGTATGGGAAATATATCAGCTCTATATCACCTTGCTGCAATAGTACCAGTGTATGGGAAATATATCAGCTCTATATCACCTTGCTGCAATAGTACCAGTGTATGGGAAATATATCAGCTCTATATCACCTTGCTGCAATAGTACCAGTGTATGGGAAATATATCAGCTCTATATCACCTTGCTGCAATACTACCAGTGTATGGGAAATATATCAGCTCTATATCATCTTGCTGCAATAGTACCAGTGTATCATATGGGGATTACACCAGCTCTGTATCACCAGTCTGCAATAGTAACAGTGTATGGGCATTATATCAGCTCTATATCACATTGCTGCAATAGTACCAGTGTATGGGAATTATATCAGCTCTATATCACCTTGCTGCAATAGTACCAGTGTATGGGAAATATATCAGCTCTATATCACCTCGCTGCAATAGTACCAGTGTATGGGAAATATATCAGCTCTATATCACCTCGCTGCAATAGTACCAGTGTATGGGAATTATATCAGCTCTATATCACCTTGCTGCAATAGTACCAGTGTATGGGAAATATATCAGCTCTATATCATCTTGCTGCAATAGTACCAGTGTATCATATGGGGATTACACCAGCTCTGTATCACCAGTCTGCAATAGTAACAGTGTATGGGCATTATATCAGCTCTATATCACATTGCTGCAATAGTAACTAAAACTCATTCTGCATGTGTGACACTAAGTAGATCCTTTTTATTAACCTCTATTAACATGATTACCCTTTTAGAGAATACATTATGAAAAgttgaaacaaaataaatgggtacctgtTCGGAAAGTATTTTTACGCCCTCTGCATGTTTGGCGTTGCGTAGATCTATTTTATTCACCGCCAGTATGGCGTCCCCTACATAGAGGGCCTGACACCTGTCTGCGGGCTGCCCCTCATGGATTTCTGAGATTAGAATTGGCACGCCATGTTCCTTTCCACCCTGTGTTAGAGTAGCAGAAAATAAAAATCTGTTTTTATGGAAGCATTATGAATAATGCATATTCTATAGAGATGTAACAAAATTCACAATTGTTGAACTACAAATCAATtgattttatttctgaaatttAAAAAGGAAGTTTGCATCGTTCTTTAAGAAAATATTGAATGGTTATTATATTAgaatttaaatgcattaactttaaCATGTTTCATGTTCAATGTGTCAttctaaaacaatatatatatctGTTAAACTATGCAATTTTGGCCAATTAATTGAGCTGAATTTAATTAATTTCCAATCAAGATCTGGATATAAGCCATCAACAAACAGAAATACATCACAATATCTATCTTCAGACTAAAGGtattggggggggaggggggaacaTTTTTTCTACTTTTTCTAATCGTCACCTTGACACAACTGCCCCAAATGCAATACAAACTAAGTAGCATTTCATTATCATGAGTACAAATGagccgagctctgtgaaaagggggtttaatgcacatgcgtaaaaacttgattttagcttaaaaaatggctttctgtaaacgaaaaataccattaaaggcCTAATGTGTTGTCCATGATTACCTTgtgcaaaatgcacaggctaatctgggacaacactttacacacatgcattaaacccccttttcacagagcatggcccatatatagTAATGGAATTGTTGCAAAAAAGCGACATAAATATGCTTAATTGAATAGAATACCTGTATTAGAAACAGTGACATTGAGATATTGTCTGTTTCCCTGACCCAATTTAAAAGGGGGCACAAGTAAGTGACTTCACACAATGACTCCAAATACATGCGAGAAGTCATCATTGAGTACCAGTAGTAGATACAGTGAAAATATGGAGGTTACATGTTCACTTTAATGCGAACGGCAACATttgggcgagtagtatagctacTATTTGGTGAATAGCCAGCAAAAAATTTACCAAATCTGACAGAATCTCAGAGATGGGACCCTACTATTCAGTTTTGACTCTTAGCCTTTGGAATCTAACAAAAGCCCAGTAAGATGTATGCCTGCATGTAAAAGCAATTGgtgaaatatgaaaatattaaaacgcTTTTAGAGATTGGTTTTTAAGCAGTtacttttatttcaatacaacaactCACCGTGATGGACATTCCCAAGCCCTCGTCTGGCCCCTTGTGCAGATTGACCTTCCTTACGTCTCCAAGACCGTGTCTTCGACGCAGAGAGTTGAAATCCTGAAAGACAGTTACATAAACTAAGATACCAGATGTTTGTCAACAAATCCACTATTTTTGTCATAGAAGAATCACTAAGCCTTTTCATGAAGAATTTGACCAGTTCTTGTTTATTatccattactaaattaattaaataattatggattcaTATTTCAGAAgtaaatcagtgtttttttctcTCCAATTTGGGGCCATACAGCCTCATTCCCAatctaaacaagagcactgccttgcgggtgcagaccgctcatctatttttatttttaaaggtgaagggacctatctcaatttcaatcacaaatgagggaggggtggagtggagagggtgtatagtgtgggggtgtggtcatttattacattatcttccaaacatgaaaaaaaaaattggggggggggattcttgacggtatttcaaaaataaaataataaaaataaatatttgtgtattttaaccgtttcaattttttttttttttttgggggggggggggtttggggcagggtatagtgtgagggtgtggtggtcatttataagatgatctttaaaaaaaaaaaaaaacttttttttttggggggggggattcgggggggggggggggggacatgggggatggtttgggtggggtggagtctattgtggtatgtcaggtaagagttgttttgtcaaagtatcaatcaaatcttatcataaataaagaagttatggcaattttagcaaaatttaataatttgaacttgagagtcaaggtcattcaaaggtcaaggtaaaattcaacttgccaggtacagtaccctcatgatagcatgaaagttttttaagtttgaaagcagtagccttgatactttagaagtcaagtggatctaaacacaaaatttaaccatatattcaaagttactaagtcaaaaggggccataattctgtaaaaatgacaaccagagttttgcaacttgtcctttactgtccccttatgatagtttgcgagtgttccaagtatgaaagcaatatttatgatactttaggggtaacgtggaccaaaacacaaaacttaacaaaattttcaattttctaagtataaagggcccataattccgtcaaaatgccagtcagagttacataactttgcctgcacagtccccttatgatatttagtaagtgttgcaagtatgaaagcaatagctttgatactttaggaatagtctacctaaacacaaaactaaaccaaattttcaattttttaagtataaaaagggcacataattctgtcataatgcatgccagagttatctaattttgcctgcccagtcccctcatgatagtaagtaagtgtaccaagtttgaatgcaatagcattgatactttctgagaaaagtggacctaaacgcaaaactaaaccggacgccgacgccaaggtgatgacaatagctcaattttttttccaacatTTTCCCTGCCTTAAAATTGCAATTTAAGtttctatacattttttttataaataacaatgttAAGTTCTACTCTAGATTAAACATAACTAGTAAAGCGGTaaaatcacttttattctcaCTTTCATTGCATTTGAAagccaaaaacaaaaaaattaatgtatcaattttagtcaaaatgatgAGATTTTTTTCATCCAAAGGgccccagccccattcccaaaatggtgataCAACACTGTCAATAACAGCACATGGTGTGATCATCCAAATAATGAACTTCATTTTTTTGGACAAAAATACAACCATTCAGAAATGAAACTCTAAAATATTTTGGCATCTGGTGCATTGCCAGTTCACAATTGTTTCACTACTCTGCCTAATAAATAATTACAAGCTCTCCTCTATCAGAGTGAAACACAACCAAATTTATTACCTCATACAGTACGGGCCGTTATACGGCTAAACAACTTCAAATCAGGCAATGATCCCCTAAAAAAACTTACCTCACTATTTATATTCCTCTATTATATCAATTTCCCATCAATAATGCTTTTTCACGAACATATTGGGCAAAAGCATTATCCCCAAGACCTATTAAAGCTTAATATCATTAACAAACTTAAGTCAATATTCTGCcgcaactttgatttttttttaaattttgagaCAAACTTGACTATTATGCTCAACTTGGTGttcaagttttgttttgtttattttgagtctGACTCAACATGAATTTGAGCAAGAATATGCGAGTCTGCTCATACCTGAGATCTTCGATTGTTTATGGGGTGACTgacattctcaatactcagctaAGTGGAAACATTTCCCCCATAAGGAGCAAACttaaaattgcttttgcaacaagcatacaaccagaacagcctgcaagtaactcacaggctgttcatgttttatgctatttgctgctcatcagtatctaagggttggaaatgaagcatttaaaacgtgaatctagtaagaaaggccctTAATgcaatttaactttctgagggactacaaacgcgtcaaaatatgcgtcaaaattgtcaagggttACGAATGATTCTAATACTGGGCCCAGAACACGAGAATATTGCCACATACATGTCCTGGAGGTATTGGGAGCCTTTTCTTCCTGTTGTTACGACCCCTGCAGGCACGTATGACGGTCTTGTGTCGGTGTAGATGTATCTCCGCCTCCAACTGGTTCCACAGCTTGTCATGCTCTGCCCCCTTCATATCCCGCCCTAGCAACTGGATCTGCTGGATTCTGTATTTGGGAACAAGTGAATCAGgaactattttattattaaattggatTATCTCTGTCGAGATAAACCTAATCAAGAACAATTTTAGCTGTTTTGGATTATTATCTATCATATTTAACACTATTTCAGTCATATAATGGCACATTTTATGTGGAGCTTTTCTATGTATCATCTACTGATATATCCAATGGAGCCATTTTATGTGGGTATTTTCTATGTATCATCTACTGATATATCCAATGGAGCCATTTTATGTGGGTATTTTCTATTTATCATCTACTGATATATCCAATGGAGCCATTTTATGTGGGTATTTTCTATTTATCATCTACTTATATACCCTATGGAGCCATTTTATGTGGGTTATTTTCTATGTATCATCTACTGATATACCCAATAAAGCTATTTTATGTGGCCTTTCTATGTATCAGCTACTGATATACCCAATGAAGCCATTTTATGTGGGGCTATTATATGTATCACCTACTGATAGATAAAAGCGTACCTGCCGGCCAATTCCTTGTCTAGATATTTGGCTGCCAACCTTGCCCCGTACACTTCACTCTGCAGTGCCAGACTGTACTGCCTAAGTTCTGTATTCTCCCTCTGTAGTGACTTTGCTTGGGCCTCTAGCAGTGCTTCATTCTTTGCATCTGATACACGAGACTCCATCTCTATGTCCTGTAGTTATGAAGAATCATAGTTTCAGCATAGATTCTCATTGCCATTTTGAGAAAACATATTAACAGACAgacaaaataatatacatgtactcttCTTTTACTGCCATTCAATTAAAGGATGCATTTAATCAAATtttcttgttattataattgGCATAAGAATAATTTTACCAGTGCTACCTAAGGTAGTTTTGTAATTACAACATGCTCAGAAAATTTCCTTCATAAACTACCAGCAACAAATAATGTATCATCCTGGCACATGTGTATACTGACATGTATTGAAATAAGCACAAGCCTGCCAGCCCTGgtctgtatacatgtattttaaccaACTTTCTAGGAGTCTCTTGTCTCAAGCAATAATATAGGAAATTGGGATTTGCTTGCTAAAACAGCTCATTTTAAAGCCTTCAATCATAAAAAGGCTCTGAACTCACATGCTGAGATTCTCTTGTCTCAAGCAATAATATAAGAAATTGGACTTGATTGGTCAAACTTCTTAGTTCAATGACTAGACTCTTAACAAgcggcccatgagggcctgaatcgctctactggctggaatcaatagggctcaagcccttgatagtatgaacaatctgagtaagttttaaataaacagacccaaaatgggaaatttattgcataaacaagaagaaacgtaaaatttaaacttgaaATGGCTCCTtgtcaacaataagttggacaaattttcttccctctcaatggggttctggcccttgatgatataaaacatccgttgaagtttaaAAAGGATagaattttatatataaacaaacaagaaatgtgtttgtcggaaacactatgtcccattCTGcgccttgattttttttttgaccttcgaccttgaaggatgaccttgacctttcaccactcaaaatgtgcaactccatgagatacacatgcatgtcaaatatgaagttgctagcttcaatattgcaaagttatggcaaaatgttgaagattttcatttttttctcaaattcaaggggagataattctggacttttaacttcgatattgctcattttcaaaagggtttgactcatcactcagataaagacactgtgcaagttgggaaacgattggatgaaaactgtggactttattgcgtaaacaagccttatttcacaattttctcaaattcaaggggagataattctggactttttctccaatttcaatagggttcgagtcctcattaatataaagacactgaacaagttttaaaagaattggatgaaaactgtggacattatcgcgtaaacaagaaaaagtctaacgcacgcacgacggaaaccaggccatgacataagctcttcaggccttcggccagaaGAGCTAAAAATGATATGCATAAGCCTCTGAGTACCAGTTTCTTCTTGATGCTCTCTGAGTCCACCTCGAGCCCCTTGCTGGCCTGCAGCTGTAGCTGGGAGGAGTGGAGCTGCATCAGCATATTGTGTAGCTCCCTTTCCAGGACTGACTTGCTGGCAACAAGCTCCACAGTTTCTTGCTTTAGGTCCAGCACCTGAGCCTGCAGAGGGTGTACCAGACAGATATACATGTCTCATCACAGCACAGTACTGTGTACTATAAAAGTAGACAGTATGTAAACTTCAGATATAAACATGATATAACATTTCTAGAATATGCAACGGACATAAAACAAGGTTTACAAAAAATAGTTTAACCCCCATCACAATAAACATGTAATATTTCTGAAGCATGTATAACCCAGTAAAGGAAAGCATGATGTCAGATAACAAACTGTTAATGTGTGTAAAATTGATCATTTCTGTAACATGTTCAATTTAAGTGCATATGTTGTCTGTCAACTTCCTAAAGAAAACCCTTAAAAAAAAGTGTGCCCTTTGAAAAAGCGCTCTACCATCTGAGCAGACTGGTTCGTATTCATTCACATTAGTGACATTAAATTCATCTCTTTACTCTCTCTTTTCAAGAGCCACCTACAGGTACTCTTGGCTTAGACTTTTGAATTCTACACCATAAAAGTAAACTCAGGAGGAAAACTGTGCAGGACCTGGACCTGATATCATAAGCACAACGCCTGAGCTAATATGGCAACTGGTTCTTGCATGCACAAACTAAATTTCCAGTTGTCATCTTGGTGAAGGAGTTCCTGATCAACTGCATTTTCTTTGTCAGTAAAATTGTTACTAGTTAGAAATGaacatattttatgattttataataCTAAAGAGGTCAGATACTTCAGAGGCTGGATGCAATTACAACTTAATCTTTAGTTTAAGTTGTATACaaccacccacccccccccccacccccccaaaaaaataataaaaataaacagaatgCACGAAAATCTGAAGTTTTGGATAAATTATAAatgatttactttaaaattacaaCAAAGAGATTTGTATTAACTTTGAAATTGAAATCTATTGTTTGTCACATATGAGGTCCAGGTCTACCCTTATGATCCCAAGCCCTGTATGGTCAATCTTTCAAATATCCGCTGGTATCCACAGGTTAAGGAATCCAGTAACAAAATTTcttaattaatgcaaacaatgaaacaataaatGATTAACCTCcaaagatttattattatataatcatTAATGTtatgtcaatttttttatttatagcgTGTTGAATTCAACCACACAAAATCGACAGTACACACACCCACAATTACATTCACTACACTTGTAGTTTATACCTGGTATCGAGACATCACATCGAAAAGGGAAAATACTTGATTGCAAGAAGCTAGCAATTTTCGGGATAAAactaaagatttaaaaaaaaatagatttcaATTGGGACTGGTGTTTTCCAACTTGATGCGATGTGAGAGCTCAGCCTTTATGTAAGAATCTGCAATGAatttcatgcaacattttctgcaAATCGGGAGCACGTGAAAGTGTTGttgttctttaaataaatttgttaaccTAACACAAGTTCAATGGTCTGCTTCCCTGTGCAATTTATGTGGAAAGCTGACAAACAAAATGTATGGAATATGAATACATTTGGGTTATTTTCGTTTTTaattaagattttgaaatgcaattatacttGGTTTTTCCTCATTGCAgatgtgtttgtatatttattttcaagccTAGTAATGTTAGTGAACATGTAAAGATAGGAGCGCATGTAAAACTCGGAGCACATGTAAAACtcggagcgcatgcgtgtgacgtcaccATGAGTGCCttgttcttaatgtaaacaaaattatcCATATCAggagcattgtttttttttccttctttggacgggtccggtaaacggacccgttcccaatgacCTACAGACCAATTCCCAAAATGAACCGGACCCGACCCAATTGCcgaaaaaatacaacaaattcCAATCAAAATTGGGTAAACAATCCTTGAAAACGCCAACTTGACGTATTTCGAGACCGTTTTAAGTTTCAGCCGATTTGACTTCTCAATAAATTACtggtttaaacatttaacattacaTTCGTACATTAAACCATGTATGTTATCATTTTTATACTCACAAGT contains:
- the LOC127850352 gene encoding Golgi-associated PDZ and coiled-coil motif-containing protein-like isoform X2; this encodes MAAAVSFRWLEILEKEFDKAFVDLDLLLGEIDPDQCELTYEGRQKMTALSAAFAQLCHKSQTIFQTNAKLEAQVLDLKQETVELVASKSVLERELHNMLMQLHSSQLQLQASKGLEVDSESIKKKLDIEMESRVSDAKNEALLEAQAKSLQRENTELRQYSLALQSEVYGARLAAKYLDKELAGRIQQIQLLGRDMKGAEHDKLWNQLEAEIHLHRHKTVIRACRGRNNRKKRLPIPPGHDFNSLRRRHGLGDVRKVNLHKGPDEGLGMSITGGKEHGVPILISEIHEGQPADRCQALYVGDAILAVNKIDLRNAKHAEGVKILSEQQGDIELEVMFVAPDEDSDGDTHDGEEEQRFRYRIYDEEVASQDNEYGSRLRMNSLDHIDNGAAAGQTNNLNSNPPTPTSNSQPAR
- the LOC127850352 gene encoding Golgi-associated PDZ and coiled-coil motif-containing protein-like isoform X1; translation: MAAAVSFRWLEILEKEFDKAFVDLDLLLGEIDPDQCELTYEGRQKMTALSAAFAQLCHKSQTIFQTNAKLEAQVLDLKQETVELVASKSVLERELHNMLMQLHSSQLQLQASKGLEVDSESIKKKLDIEMESRVSDAKNEALLEAQAKSLQRENTELRQYSLALQSEVYGARLAAKYLDKELAGRIQQIQLLGRDMKGAEHDKLWNQLEAEIHLHRHKTVIRACRGRNNRKKRLPIPPGHDFNSLRRRHGLGDVRKVNLHKGPDEGLGMSITGGKEHGVPILISEIHEGQPADRCQALYVGDAILAVNKIDLRNAKHAEGVKILSEQQGDIELEVMFVAPDEDSDGDTHDGEEEQRFRYRIYDEEVASQDNEYGSRLRMNSLDHIDNGAAAGQTNNLNSNPPTPTSNSQPASPYRNPPPGQKAAIKSPASTPDTPDKGQLSVGSLHIDSVQQHSLTTDQSAFHGSYH